A stretch of DNA from Desulfobulbaceae bacterium:
CTACTGCAAATTCGTAAAACCGGCCCATATCTCCATGAATTTTCGTTAAATAGCCCTGCTATTCGCCTCAAATTCATGAATATCTGGTCACAATTTTACGAATTTTCGCTACGATTCTCTAAGTCCGACAGGCTCCTAGGGCCTAAATGAAAAAAGGGAAGGCCGGAACCTTTTCAGGATCCGGCCTTCCCTTGGTATCAACCGCTTTTACTACCGGTTGTTATGTGGAGTTACCTTAACTAATTAAGATCTGCTTCGGCTTCCGTTCCTCCGGCTTTGGAACTTCCAGATGAAGAATACCATCCTTATACTCGGCCTTGATTAATCCAGGATCCACAGCTTCCGGCAAGGTGAAACTCCTTTCAAAGGATCCAACAAACATCTCGCGGCGATAATACGAGTTTTCGTTCTCTTCTGTTTCGACCTTGCGTGTTCCTTTCAAGTTCAGTACCCGACCATCAACGTCGATCTTGATATCATTTTTTTCTACACCTGGCAGCTCTGCCTTAATGATAAAGGCCTCTTTTGTATCGTAGATATCAACCCTCGGCGCCCAAACCCGTTCCTGAACCTCCTGCCTCTCAGACGGCAAGAATGGCTCCTCAAAGAAGTGTGTTAATAGTCTGTTAAAATTCCTCAGTTCATTCGTTGGGTTCCATTTCATCAGTTCCATAGCATCCTCCTCATTTTTTCTTTTCATTTTCACTCTTTTAATCCCCAAACATCTTAGTCCTACCTATTCCGATGTTTACCGGCTCCTCCCGGTAATTAAAAAGTAATGACTATTCGCTTAATGTCAATAGCGCCATGTCACAAAAAGTTTTCATTACTATTTGTTGTTTGTTGACAATCAGTAATGAAAAAATTACTGTATAATCAGTACCAGTTCAGGTTGACGATTTTAAGGATTATGGTCAGTCATAATTTATCATAATAGTGCACAATCTCAGTTCATGATCAGCCAGTGGCAAGGCCCATTAACTGTCAACAGCAAACCGACAACCTTAGCGCCAACAAAAACTACTCGCTCAAACTAAACCCACACGAGACTCTCCATGAAACATGACAAAACGCCAAGC
This window harbors:
- a CDS encoding Hsp20/alpha crystallin family protein, producing MGIKRVKMKRKNEEDAMELMKWNPTNELRNFNRLLTHFFEEPFLPSERQEVQERVWAPRVDIYDTKEAFIIKAELPGVEKNDIKIDVDGRVLNLKGTRKVETEENENSYYRREMFVGSFERSFTLPEAVDPGLIKAEYKDGILHLEVPKPEERKPKQILIS